One genomic window of Micromonospora sp. WMMD1128 includes the following:
- the leuS gene encoding leucine--tRNA ligase encodes MSEAAAPATDIPPFRYTAALADEIEHRWQETWAREGTFHAPNPTGPLADPDHPRAGAEKLYVLDMFPYPSGAGLHVGHPLGYIGTDCYARYQRMSGRNVLHAMGFDAFGLPAEQYAVQTGTHPRATTVQNIERYRAQLRRLGLGHDERRSVATIDTDFYRWTQWIFLQVFNSWYDTDAKKARPVAELIAEFEGGNRPTPDGRPWAELTVAERRRVVDDHRLAYVSEAPVNWCPGLGTVLANEEVTADGRSERGNFPVFKRNLKQWMMRITAYGDRLLDDLDTLDWPEPIKLQQRNWIGRSTGAHIDFPTDAAPVRVFTTRPDTIFGATYMVLAPEHELVDVLAPAAWPEGTKDAWTGGHGSPREAVEAYRKAAAAKTDVERQADSKEKTGVFVGAYATNPVTGGRIPIFIADYVLAGYGTGAIMAVPAQDERDWAFAEVFDLPIVRTVAPPEGFDGKAFTGDGPAVNSAAPERGIDLDGLGVADAKARIIEWLEANGHGAGAVTWRLRDWLFSRQRYWGEPFPIVYDETGAPIALPESMLPVELPEVDDFSPKTFDPEDAASNPETPLSRRRDWVEVELDLGDGPKRYTRETNVMPQWAGSCWYELRYLDPTDSRRFADPANEAYWMGPQRPGDCGGTDLYVGGQEHAVLHLLYARFWHKVLFDLGHVSSFEPFRKLFNQGMIQAYAFVDPRGAYVPAEEVVEVDGRWFHGENEVRREYGKMGKSLKNVVTPDDMCAAYGADTFRVYEMSMGPLEVSRPWETRAVVGSYRFLQRVWRTVVDEQTGGPRVTDAPADEATRRLLHKVVDGVRADMDGIRFNTAIAKLIELTNGLTRLAETPREVAEPLVLMVAPFAPHVAEELWRRLGHDTSLAYADFPVADPALLVAESVTYPVQVNGKVRGRVEVPADAPEDAVRAAALEAVAGALAGKEPRKVIVVKGRMVSVVA; translated from the coding sequence ATGAGTGAGGCAGCCGCACCGGCCACCGACATCCCCCCGTTCCGGTACACCGCCGCCCTGGCCGACGAGATCGAGCACCGCTGGCAGGAGACCTGGGCGCGGGAGGGCACCTTCCACGCGCCGAACCCGACCGGCCCGCTGGCCGATCCGGACCACCCCCGCGCGGGCGCCGAGAAGCTGTACGTGCTGGACATGTTCCCCTACCCGTCGGGCGCCGGCCTGCACGTCGGCCACCCGCTGGGCTACATCGGCACCGACTGCTACGCCCGCTACCAGCGGATGTCCGGGCGCAACGTGCTGCACGCGATGGGCTTCGACGCGTTCGGCCTGCCCGCCGAGCAGTACGCGGTGCAGACCGGCACCCACCCCCGCGCCACCACCGTGCAGAACATCGAGCGGTACCGGGCGCAGCTGCGCCGGCTGGGGCTGGGCCACGACGAGCGGCGGTCGGTGGCGACCATCGACACCGACTTCTACCGCTGGACCCAGTGGATCTTCCTGCAGGTCTTCAACTCCTGGTACGACACGGACGCGAAGAAGGCCCGGCCGGTCGCCGAGCTGATCGCCGAGTTCGAGGGCGGGAACCGGCCCACCCCGGACGGCCGCCCGTGGGCCGAGCTGACCGTGGCCGAGCGCCGCCGCGTCGTCGACGACCACCGGCTGGCGTACGTCTCGGAGGCGCCGGTGAACTGGTGCCCGGGCCTGGGCACCGTGCTGGCCAACGAGGAGGTCACCGCCGACGGCCGCTCCGAGCGCGGCAACTTCCCGGTCTTCAAGCGCAACCTGAAGCAGTGGATGATGCGGATCACCGCGTACGGCGACCGGCTGCTGGACGACCTGGACACGCTGGACTGGCCGGAGCCGATCAAGTTGCAGCAGCGCAACTGGATCGGCCGGTCCACCGGCGCGCACATCGACTTCCCGACCGACGCCGCCCCGGTCCGGGTGTTCACCACCCGCCCGGACACGATCTTCGGCGCCACCTACATGGTGCTGGCGCCCGAGCACGAGCTGGTCGACGTGCTGGCGCCGGCCGCCTGGCCGGAGGGGACGAAGGACGCCTGGACCGGTGGGCACGGCAGCCCGCGCGAGGCCGTCGAGGCGTACCGCAAGGCCGCCGCGGCCAAGACGGACGTCGAGCGGCAGGCGGACAGCAAGGAGAAGACGGGCGTCTTCGTCGGCGCGTACGCGACGAACCCGGTGACCGGCGGGCGAATCCCGATCTTCATCGCCGACTACGTGCTGGCCGGCTACGGCACCGGCGCGATCATGGCGGTGCCCGCCCAGGACGAGCGGGACTGGGCCTTCGCCGAGGTCTTCGACCTGCCGATCGTGCGCACCGTGGCCCCGCCGGAGGGCTTCGACGGCAAGGCGTTCACCGGCGACGGCCCGGCGGTCAACAGCGCGGCGCCGGAGCGGGGCATCGACCTGGACGGCCTGGGGGTGGCCGACGCCAAGGCGCGGATCATCGAGTGGCTGGAGGCGAACGGGCACGGCGCGGGCGCGGTCACCTGGCGACTGCGCGACTGGCTGTTCTCCCGGCAGCGCTACTGGGGCGAGCCGTTCCCGATCGTCTACGACGAGACCGGGGCGCCGATCGCGCTGCCGGAGTCGATGCTGCCGGTCGAACTGCCCGAGGTGGACGACTTCTCGCCGAAGACGTTCGACCCGGAGGACGCCGCCAGCAACCCGGAGACCCCGCTGTCGCGGCGACGCGACTGGGTGGAGGTGGAGTTGGACCTGGGTGACGGGCCGAAGCGCTACACCCGGGAGACGAACGTGATGCCGCAGTGGGCCGGCTCCTGCTGGTACGAGCTGCGTTACCTGGACCCGACCGACTCGCGGCGGTTTGCCGACCCGGCGAACGAGGCGTACTGGATGGGCCCGCAGCGACCCGGCGACTGCGGCGGCACCGACCTGTACGTCGGCGGCCAGGAGCATGCCGTGCTGCACCTGCTGTACGCCCGCTTCTGGCACAAGGTGCTGTTCGACCTGGGGCACGTCTCGTCGTTCGAGCCGTTCCGCAAGCTGTTCAACCAGGGCATGATCCAGGCGTACGCGTTCGTCGACCCGCGCGGCGCCTACGTGCCCGCCGAGGAGGTCGTCGAGGTCGACGGCCGGTGGTTCCACGGCGAGAACGAGGTCCGGCGCGAGTACGGCAAAATGGGCAAGTCGCTGAAGAACGTGGTCACCCCGGACGACATGTGCGCGGCGTACGGCGCCGACACGTTCCGGGTGTACGAGATGTCGATGGGTCCGCTGGAGGTGTCCCGCCCGTGGGAGACCCGGGCGGTGGTCGGCTCCTACCGTTTCCTGCAGCGGGTCTGGCGCACCGTCGTCGACGAGCAGACCGGCGGGCCTCGCGTCACCGACGCCCCCGCCGACGAGGCGACCCGGCGGCTGCTGCACAAGGTCGTCGACGGGGTCCGCGCCGACATGGACGGGATCCGATTCAACACCGCCATCGCCAAACTGATCGAGCTGACCAACGGCCTGACCCGGCTGGCCGAGACGCCGCGTGAGGTGGCCGAGCCGCTGGTGCTGATGGTCGCCCCGTTCGCCCCGCACGTCGCCGAGGAACTGTGGCGCCGGCTGGGCCACGACACCTCACTGGCGTACGCGGACTTCCCGGTGGCCGATCCGGCGCTGCTGGTGGCCGAGTCGGTGACCTACCCGGTGCAGGTCAACGGCAAGGTGCGCGGCCGGGTGGAGGTGCCGGCCGACGCGCCCGAGGACGCGGTCCGCGCGGCGGCGCTGGAGGCGGTGGC